In the Sinorhizobium garamanticum genome, one interval contains:
- a CDS encoding HAMP domain-containing sensor histidine kinase yields the protein MQRLFWKFFIIIWLTVAGSIAALFAVTIVFKVVPFSQEIQQGQETFALEVASRILASDGKDAAIAFATEAAKTPEQVNLSISRIEPPSGCSADANESARIVQTGDGCYRISVHTQATGLVTYTWSRLAPWVSALVAAAVAAYCLARYLIRPVAHLRSGLSALASGHFDVRIGDKIDGRKDEVAELAHDFDATAERLEQFHRTQQRLFHDVSHELRSPLSRLQAAIGVLQQNPSKLATMLERMTHEVERIDGLVGEILMLARLTDRSSDTLEVQTLDIIDLLNDIVADAAFEAQARSVRVRYEGDQSFVAEVNGELIYRALENVIRNAVKYTADSSEVLVRADTKADTLHVLVTDEGPGVPASDLSRIFQPFSRGEDGIALGGHGLGLAITKQAVERHGGRVAAAVADTGGLVVKMEIPRSIRSNSKCPRGSGDCV from the coding sequence ATGCAACGGCTGTTCTGGAAGTTTTTCATTATTATTTGGTTAACCGTGGCGGGTTCGATCGCTGCGCTATTCGCTGTTACAATTGTCTTTAAGGTCGTGCCGTTCTCTCAAGAAATCCAGCAAGGGCAAGAGACGTTCGCACTTGAGGTCGCATCACGGATCCTGGCGAGTGACGGGAAAGACGCCGCGATTGCCTTCGCGACTGAAGCAGCCAAAACTCCGGAACAGGTCAACCTCTCTATCTCACGGATCGAACCTCCCAGCGGTTGTTCCGCAGACGCGAACGAAAGCGCACGAATCGTCCAAACTGGTGACGGCTGTTATCGTATCAGTGTTCACACTCAGGCAACCGGCCTTGTAACGTATACGTGGTCGAGGCTAGCACCCTGGGTCTCTGCACTGGTGGCTGCGGCGGTCGCAGCCTATTGCCTCGCCCGATATCTAATTCGTCCCGTTGCTCATCTACGCAGCGGGCTTAGCGCACTTGCCAGCGGCCATTTCGACGTGCGAATTGGCGACAAAATCGACGGTCGTAAGGATGAGGTCGCCGAACTCGCCCACGACTTCGACGCGACAGCGGAACGGTTGGAACAATTCCACAGGACCCAGCAACGGCTGTTCCACGACGTGTCGCACGAGTTGCGCTCGCCTTTATCACGCCTTCAGGCAGCAATTGGCGTGCTGCAACAGAATCCGTCCAAGCTTGCCACCATGCTGGAGCGTATGACTCACGAGGTCGAACGCATCGACGGACTTGTCGGCGAGATACTCATGCTGGCACGGTTGACGGATCGATCGAGTGACACGCTCGAGGTGCAGACCCTCGACATCATCGATCTCCTGAATGACATCGTCGCTGACGCCGCTTTCGAAGCACAGGCCCGCAGCGTTCGCGTGCGCTACGAGGGGGATCAGTCATTTGTTGCCGAAGTCAATGGAGAGCTGATCTATCGAGCGTTGGAGAACGTTATCCGTAACGCTGTGAAGTATACCGCCGACTCCTCTGAAGTTCTCGTCCGGGCCGACACGAAAGCCGACACACTACACGTCCTTGTCACAGACGAAGGACCGGGAGTGCCGGCTTCTGACCTCTCCAGGATATTTCAACCGTTTTCGCGCGGGGAGGATGGCATTGCCCTCGGCGGACACGGTCTTGGTCTCGCAATCACCAAACAGGCCGTCGAGCGACATGGGGGACGCGTCGCCGCTGCCGTCGCCGATACCGGAGGCCTCGTTGTCAAAATGGAGATTCCGCGATCAATCAGATCGAACAGCAAATGCCCGAGGGGTTCAGGCGACTGCGTCTAA
- a CDS encoding response regulator transcription factor produces the protein MEKVLLIDDDEELTMLLTEYLVEEGFDVSAAHDGRAAIGEATSGSVDIVVLDIMMPHMNGIEVLQRIRRLSAVPVLMLTAKGDDVDRIAGLNLGADDYVPKPCSPGEIAARLRAILRRAGRYAPAPEVLRAGELVLYLASRVAEWRGKPLDLTGTEFSLLEILARNAGQLVPKQDISKRAFGRALTPFDRRIDVHISSVRQKLGAREDGQSWIQSVRGQGYQLLQNY, from the coding sequence ATGGAAAAAGTTCTTTTGATCGATGATGACGAGGAGCTCACGATGCTCCTCACGGAGTACCTCGTCGAGGAGGGCTTCGATGTATCGGCAGCACATGACGGACGCGCCGCAATCGGAGAAGCGACATCGGGTTCTGTTGATATTGTCGTGCTCGACATCATGATGCCGCACATGAACGGGATCGAAGTGCTGCAGCGTATCAGGCGATTGAGTGCCGTCCCTGTCCTTATGCTCACCGCCAAAGGCGATGATGTCGATCGCATAGCCGGGCTTAATCTTGGCGCCGACGATTATGTGCCGAAACCGTGTTCACCTGGCGAAATTGCTGCGCGGCTGCGCGCGATCCTTCGGCGTGCGGGTCGCTACGCTCCTGCCCCGGAAGTACTCCGGGCCGGCGAGCTTGTTCTCTATCTCGCAAGCAGGGTCGCTGAGTGGCGGGGCAAGCCACTCGACCTGACCGGAACCGAGTTCAGCCTGCTCGAGATCCTTGCGCGCAATGCCGGTCAGCTCGTGCCGAAGCAGGACATCTCAAAACGAGCCTTCGGCAGAGCACTGACACCCTTCGATCGACGCATCGACGTTCACATCAGCAGCGTCCGACAAAAGCTTGGCGCACGAGAGGACGGTCAATCCTGGATTCAGTCAGTGCGTGGCCAAGGCTACCAACTTCTACAGAACTATTAA
- a CDS encoding aminotransferase class III-fold pyridoxal phosphate-dependent enzyme, with amino-acid sequence MMTVEGIRETLAASQKRSFPFLMTEFGLDLVVHEGVFPPEEFGGWRWATENFPPVQGLDVLEIGCGFGLPSLHLARAGARSVTSVDINARAVANTIENAVRNNISNLKAFESDVFSNVRPKRQFDIIFWNFPSQFAPDGFEYENDLERGIIDAGYTLLRRFLSEGPDWLTNDGRIIMGFGSYARDDILSEIVCQNRLEASILVKGAQQTRTATYRLVQIRKGHEQPRSRFSQSRALTERARGLYPAGVTRVSVGTVPIGKRNDGLSIYAHAGEGARIQDADGNSYVDFHSNFSTLIHGHRHPETVGAIASQLERGTCFGNPTVADIDLAQAICERIPAIERVRFLNSGTEAVMFAIKAARAMTNRTRLAKLEGAFHGTYDWAEVSARNCPENWGADFPNSNPPYSNTPPNVCEEVVVLPLNDTQRSRTIIEQHRSDLACIIVDVLPCAAGMIPLNPDYLAMLQDTARQHGILLISDEVVCFRLGYHGASAARGLEPDFVTLGKVVGGGLPIGVVGGRSATMEAFAPQDSAPVPQGGTFSANALTMAAGRAALTALTVSEIERIDELGNYLRQQAEESAAQAGIAITVQGAGSLFRFHSKQARPLSYREAYHDVAESEALRRLHAGMLERGFYVAAPFWGSISTSMTILHVDDFLDAFRACLREIPDLKRLDRRTAT; translated from the coding sequence ATGATGACTGTAGAAGGAATCAGAGAGACTCTGGCCGCAAGCCAAAAACGTAGTTTTCCGTTCCTCATGACCGAGTTTGGGTTAGACTTGGTTGTGCATGAAGGAGTTTTTCCTCCAGAAGAGTTCGGTGGCTGGCGATGGGCGACTGAGAATTTCCCCCCGGTTCAAGGACTAGATGTCCTAGAAATCGGGTGCGGGTTTGGCCTGCCTAGCCTGCACCTCGCGAGAGCGGGGGCCAGATCTGTGACGTCCGTTGATATAAACGCCCGCGCAGTCGCCAACACGATTGAAAATGCAGTCCGCAACAACATCTCTAATCTTAAAGCTTTCGAAAGCGACGTTTTCTCTAATGTGCGGCCTAAACGACAATTTGATATCATTTTCTGGAATTTCCCCAGCCAGTTCGCCCCCGACGGCTTTGAATATGAAAACGATCTTGAACGTGGGATCATCGACGCCGGATATACTTTGCTACGGAGGTTCTTATCAGAGGGGCCGGACTGGCTTACGAACGATGGCCGGATAATCATGGGTTTCGGCAGCTACGCCCGCGATGACATCCTTTCAGAGATCGTATGCCAAAACCGGCTTGAAGCATCCATACTAGTTAAGGGAGCGCAACAGACTAGGACAGCGACCTATAGGCTTGTGCAAATCCGTAAAGGTCACGAACAGCCACGTAGTCGTTTCAGCCAGTCTCGGGCACTCACCGAGCGCGCTCGGGGCCTATATCCGGCCGGCGTTACCAGAGTTTCGGTAGGAACAGTTCCAATTGGTAAGAGAAATGATGGTCTGTCCATCTACGCGCACGCGGGAGAGGGCGCACGCATACAAGATGCCGACGGGAACAGCTATGTTGATTTTCACAGCAATTTTTCGACATTGATCCACGGTCATCGGCACCCGGAAACCGTCGGAGCTATTGCTTCTCAACTGGAGCGTGGCACTTGTTTTGGCAATCCAACGGTAGCTGACATCGATCTCGCACAGGCGATTTGCGAGCGTATTCCTGCCATTGAGCGTGTTCGCTTCTTGAACAGTGGGACCGAAGCCGTAATGTTCGCGATAAAAGCGGCCAGAGCCATGACCAACCGTACTCGCCTAGCAAAGCTCGAGGGAGCTTTTCATGGTACTTACGATTGGGCTGAGGTGAGCGCACGCAACTGCCCGGAAAATTGGGGAGCTGACTTCCCGAACTCAAATCCACCGTATTCCAATACGCCCCCAAATGTATGCGAGGAAGTCGTCGTTTTGCCACTCAACGACACCCAACGATCAAGGACAATTATTGAGCAGCATCGTTCCGACCTCGCCTGCATCATTGTCGATGTGCTTCCCTGCGCCGCGGGCATGATCCCGCTCAATCCCGACTATCTGGCCATGCTACAGGACACTGCGCGACAGCATGGGATTTTGTTGATCAGCGACGAGGTTGTCTGCTTTCGACTTGGCTACCACGGTGCTTCTGCAGCGAGAGGGCTCGAGCCTGATTTCGTGACATTGGGCAAGGTCGTAGGGGGCGGATTACCTATCGGCGTAGTAGGCGGGCGCTCAGCGACTATGGAAGCTTTCGCTCCGCAGGATAGTGCCCCAGTACCTCAAGGTGGAACGTTTTCAGCGAACGCACTTACGATGGCCGCCGGTCGCGCTGCACTTACCGCGTTGACGGTGTCCGAAATTGAGCGGATCGACGAACTTGGTAACTACCTCCGTCAACAAGCGGAGGAGTCTGCTGCCCAGGCGGGCATAGCTATTACAGTGCAAGGGGCCGGATCCCTGTTTCGATTCCATTCAAAGCAGGCCCGACCATTGTCATATCGCGAAGCCTATCATGATGTCGCGGAGAGCGAGGCCCTGCGACGGCTGCACGCCGGCATGCTTGAACGCGGCTTCTATGTAGCAGCCCCTTTCTGGGGGAGTATCTCGACATCAATGACAATACTTCACGTCGACGATTTCCTCGATGCCTTCCGAGCATGTCTCCGCGAAATTCCCGATCTTAAGAGACTCGATAGGAGAACCGCTACATGA
- a CDS encoding DegT/DnrJ/EryC1/StrS family aminotransferase, protein MAGRKRKHLKALGAVVDSGRYHRVNHSVVTDLERRFTNWAGNWTTRAVGSGTAAIHVEIDYYKDRGHHVVTAALNWPGAVGPISISGLEPRFVDVDLTLAGIDDEAAADTMGSDVAAVLVTHLFGNNIRAPRTRAAARSRGIAIIDDVCQSIGAVKDIVDGVYLESDALALSGNGAKHLGAGELGFVLTKDLGLIEHVDHVSLTSSSRSGARLFSAYSQGYNYRPNVFSAAIAGSRIKSLDQQLQKRRSNATTLWQMIRDLPGLSPLFDPTDHNQSMLNFPLRLEPEMLGFFQASAGRDFIVELLRAEGVPVLVWLTRPVFEYLPAVCGRWNAADFPNTMRLLDTMFCVSEIAPPNDAEIMKLYADAFHKIWSALPKILGRGA, encoded by the coding sequence GTGGCCGGCCGCAAAAGGAAGCATTTGAAGGCCCTTGGGGCAGTTGTGGATAGCGGCAGGTATCATCGGGTCAATCATTCGGTTGTTACTGACCTTGAGCGGCGCTTCACGAACTGGGCAGGAAATTGGACAACACGGGCGGTCGGCAGCGGCACTGCGGCAATACACGTTGAAATCGATTACTACAAAGATCGAGGACACCACGTCGTTACTGCAGCGCTCAACTGGCCAGGGGCGGTTGGCCCGATCTCGATCAGCGGCCTAGAGCCGAGATTCGTCGATGTTGATCTAACGCTTGCCGGTATTGACGACGAAGCAGCAGCCGACACTATGGGATCGGATGTGGCGGCGGTCCTTGTTACACACCTATTTGGCAACAATATTCGCGCCCCGAGAACGCGGGCTGCAGCCCGGAGCCGAGGGATAGCAATCATCGATGACGTGTGCCAGTCAATCGGTGCCGTGAAGGATATCGTGGATGGTGTGTACCTTGAGAGCGACGCCCTCGCGTTGTCGGGAAATGGCGCCAAACATCTTGGAGCGGGAGAACTAGGTTTCGTTCTCACGAAGGACCTTGGCCTCATCGAGCATGTCGACCATGTTTCATTGACAAGTTCATCTCGGAGTGGAGCGCGACTATTTTCAGCTTACTCCCAGGGCTACAACTATCGGCCAAACGTTTTCTCTGCGGCGATAGCAGGATCGCGCATCAAGAGCTTAGACCAGCAACTCCAGAAGCGGAGAAGTAATGCGACGACTCTATGGCAGATGATCAGGGATCTTCCCGGGCTGTCGCCTCTATTCGATCCTACGGACCATAACCAATCAATGCTTAACTTTCCTCTGCGGCTCGAACCAGAAATGTTGGGCTTTTTCCAGGCCTCTGCTGGTAGAGATTTTATAGTTGAGCTGCTTCGGGCAGAGGGCGTACCGGTTTTGGTTTGGCTCACGCGACCTGTATTCGAATACTTACCCGCAGTGTGCGGAAGATGGAATGCAGCCGATTTTCCGAACACCATGAGGCTTTTGGACACAATGTTCTGCGTTTCGGAGATCGCTCCACCGAACGACGCCGAAATTATGAAACTCTACGCTGACGCCTTTCACAAGATATGGAGTGCCCTTCCTAAAATCCTCGGAAGGGGTGCGTGA
- a CDS encoding aspartate kinase, giving the protein MEPASNGFPPYGISAVVKFGGSLMRNLETCRTVLAGLEHVRSAGHRILVVPGGGLPDKVIEAVDAAHPLAAFTAHHACALAQDQTGYMITDPAFSSNLAACSTLGECRLLIKEGKIPVLLPSRILFALDPVEWSWDITSDSIAAWVAWLTNTEKLAILTDVDGVYRNGRTDQPAALMSEVASDELARLGHTSIDACAAHFMAERGLSGAVLNGAFPQRLGDWLEGRKVTGTLIRNPSQREQPVQTGRGAA; this is encoded by the coding sequence ATGGAACCAGCTTCGAATGGGTTTCCTCCTTATGGCATTTCCGCAGTGGTGAAGTTCGGCGGAAGTCTCATGCGCAATCTGGAGACCTGCAGAACGGTTCTCGCTGGACTTGAGCACGTCCGTAGCGCCGGTCACCGAATCTTGGTTGTCCCCGGAGGCGGTCTTCCGGACAAGGTCATAGAGGCGGTAGACGCAGCACATCCTCTCGCGGCGTTTACCGCACATCATGCATGTGCGCTCGCACAGGACCAGACGGGATACATGATTACCGATCCAGCATTCTCATCGAACCTAGCTGCGTGCTCGACCCTAGGCGAGTGCCGGTTGCTTATCAAGGAAGGTAAGATTCCCGTGTTGCTACCTTCTCGGATCCTTTTTGCACTCGACCCGGTTGAGTGGAGCTGGGATATCACTTCCGATTCGATCGCCGCCTGGGTTGCATGGCTGACAAATACCGAGAAACTCGCGATTCTGACAGACGTTGATGGCGTCTACCGGAACGGCAGAACAGATCAACCTGCAGCGCTGATGTCCGAAGTTGCTTCTGATGAGTTGGCGCGCCTCGGTCACACGTCGATCGACGCATGTGCGGCTCACTTTATGGCAGAACGAGGTCTCTCGGGTGCCGTGCTGAATGGTGCATTTCCGCAGCGATTGGGTGATTGGCTTGAAGGACGCAAAGTAACCGGCACCCTTATTAGGAACCCCTCACAGCGGGAACAGCCAGTGCAGACTGGGAGGGGAGCAGCGTAA
- a CDS encoding GMC family oxidoreductase, with translation MSTDFRDVAIIGSGFAGSLIASSLAEAGMDVVLIEAGLPVEDERHVRQGLRETFANSDEAEIFAPYADLLPPQDREHKSEYFIQGATGPGRFEGQYLRLAGGTGLAWLGTALRMCPNDFRMRTTYGRGQDWPISYADLEPWYCMAEEAIGVAGSPEADLSLNSSRSKPFPMPAIPQSYTDQYAIARIKGLQFASKEIRIVPTPQARNSIDGYNGRPLCEGYSSCVPLCPVGAKYDPLVHLRRALLRGAELLAGAVVSKLDSSNDGRVTTAWFVDSDGSTGSLQARIFVLAANGIETPKLLMQSNHQHAAGLANESGLVGCNLMDHAEKHSWAVVPDPIFAYRGPQSTSGIEILRDGPFRTDRAAFRTALRNDGWRNVNGAPYGDGALSSAAVGGTLIGLIDQQGLVGEHLFNAVHSIGTRQFALQSVIEMLPDPSNLIRLSSEKDRLGLPRPEIHFRLDKYSRDGIAAAARLHREIFRALRCKQTAFGIHMQDDRTASDAGGSHIMGTTVMGNDPKTSAVDANCMAHSHKNLFVASSAVFPTGAAANPTLTVCALSLRLAEYLKDTMHTR, from the coding sequence ATGAGCACTGACTTCCGCGACGTGGCGATAATCGGATCTGGATTCGCAGGCTCCCTGATCGCAAGTTCATTGGCTGAAGCGGGCATGGATGTTGTGTTAATCGAAGCTGGCTTGCCAGTCGAAGACGAGAGGCACGTCAGGCAAGGGCTACGGGAGACATTTGCCAACTCGGATGAAGCCGAGATCTTCGCCCCATATGCGGACCTCCTTCCCCCACAAGATAGGGAACATAAATCCGAATACTTCATCCAAGGAGCTACCGGACCCGGCCGTTTCGAAGGCCAATATCTGCGGCTTGCTGGTGGAACAGGCCTCGCTTGGCTGGGGACAGCGTTGCGTATGTGCCCGAACGACTTTCGCATGCGGACGACGTATGGTCGCGGGCAAGACTGGCCGATCTCTTATGCTGACTTGGAGCCATGGTACTGCATGGCTGAAGAAGCAATTGGCGTGGCGGGCAGCCCGGAAGCCGACCTCTCCTTGAATTCATCGAGAAGTAAGCCCTTTCCCATGCCAGCTATTCCGCAGAGCTACACTGATCAATACGCAATTGCTCGGATCAAGGGCTTGCAATTTGCGTCCAAGGAAATCCGTATTGTCCCTACTCCTCAAGCGCGTAACTCAATCGACGGGTATAACGGCCGGCCACTTTGTGAAGGCTATTCGTCCTGCGTGCCACTTTGCCCAGTAGGCGCAAAATACGATCCCTTAGTGCATTTACGACGCGCATTGCTGCGCGGAGCGGAACTGCTTGCGGGCGCGGTTGTCTCGAAACTGGACTCGTCCAACGACGGCCGGGTAACTACTGCTTGGTTCGTGGACAGCGACGGTTCGACCGGAAGCCTCCAAGCCCGCATATTCGTGTTGGCTGCAAACGGGATAGAGACACCGAAGTTGCTGATGCAGTCCAACCATCAACATGCCGCTGGCTTGGCGAATGAAAGTGGTCTGGTCGGGTGTAATCTTATGGATCATGCTGAGAAGCACTCCTGGGCCGTCGTTCCTGATCCGATTTTTGCTTACAGAGGACCGCAATCCACATCGGGAATAGAGATTCTTCGCGACGGTCCATTTCGGACAGATCGGGCAGCATTTCGGACCGCGCTGCGCAATGACGGCTGGCGCAACGTTAATGGCGCCCCCTACGGTGATGGAGCTTTATCCTCCGCTGCGGTCGGAGGCACGTTAATTGGGTTAATCGACCAGCAGGGTCTTGTCGGTGAGCATTTGTTCAATGCGGTCCACAGCATAGGAACTCGACAATTTGCACTGCAGAGCGTTATCGAAATGCTTCCAGACCCGTCTAACTTGATTAGGCTCTCGTCGGAGAAAGACCGCCTTGGCTTGCCTCGTCCGGAAATTCATTTCCGGCTCGACAAATACAGCCGCGATGGGATCGCGGCCGCAGCACGCCTTCATCGAGAGATCTTTCGCGCATTACGCTGCAAGCAAACGGCGTTCGGCATTCATATGCAAGACGACAGAACAGCGTCGGATGCCGGAGGCAGTCATATCATGGGCACCACTGTCATGGGAAACGACCCAAAGACGTCGGCAGTAGATGCGAATTGCATGGCACATTCCCACAAAAATCTATTTGTTGCCAGCAGCGCGGTTTTTCCGACAGGAGCAGCGGCGAATCCGACGTTAACAGTGTGCGCACTTTCCCTTCGGCTCGCCGAATATCTCAAAGATACAATGCATACTCGCTAG
- a CDS encoding N-acetyltransferase family protein produces the protein MVAVLPQMWDGVLELRPVIPSDLVQLLPLCVEHAAYEGSTIHENDQVMRWNSAFFGTPPQLYGWVCSEGGHLGAVLKGYITASISISTWSAKPYVFLDCIYLKPIIRRMGIGRSMLMTLREFARGQGCQEIQWQTILSNETGSAFYSSLGAIPVTKTRWSLPVE, from the coding sequence ATGGTCGCCGTTCTTCCGCAAATGTGGGATGGGGTACTGGAACTTCGTCCCGTGATTCCCAGCGACCTCGTCCAGCTTCTTCCGCTTTGCGTCGAGCACGCCGCATACGAAGGGTCCACAATCCATGAAAACGACCAGGTTATGCGTTGGAATTCTGCGTTTTTTGGCACGCCTCCACAGCTATATGGCTGGGTCTGCAGCGAAGGTGGACACTTGGGCGCAGTGCTGAAAGGATACATAACCGCCTCGATCTCTATTTCGACGTGGTCCGCAAAGCCATACGTGTTTCTAGACTGTATTTACCTCAAGCCCATCATTCGACGCATGGGTATCGGCCGGTCAATGCTAATGACGTTGCGAGAGTTTGCACGAGGACAAGGGTGTCAAGAGATCCAGTGGCAGACTATCTTGTCAAACGAAACAGGAAGTGCGTTCTACAGTTCGCTCGGAGCGATACCGGTCACGAAGACGAGATGGAGCTTACCAGTCGAGTGA
- a CDS encoding phosphodiesterase: MLKVIHITDTHVAPFGQPVVGLDPCARLSAVVTAINRYHSDAAFCVITGDLTDRGQIPAYEALATILAELRVPYRLLLGNHDNRDNFRRVFPNEPIDQFGFVQSTTDLGDVRLIFLDTLDDDHPGWGRMCTKRTQWLHDVFEDNGSRRSVIFMHHPPFSVGVPIFDDILLNDPYPFLSKIRAEKSIMHIAFGHLHLTTSGVWHGIPFSCNRGVSHRIALSFKPGITEFMESEPTYDIVTITEAGVLVHHTAPVEDDDIIAREYPTDDGIGLIEFARR; this comes from the coding sequence ATGCTGAAAGTTATCCACATCACCGACACGCATGTTGCGCCTTTTGGTCAACCCGTCGTTGGGCTTGATCCTTGCGCCCGCCTGTCCGCGGTGGTCACGGCAATTAATCGGTATCACAGTGACGCGGCGTTTTGCGTCATCACAGGCGATCTGACCGACCGAGGGCAGATTCCAGCTTACGAAGCCCTCGCTACAATACTAGCTGAACTGCGTGTTCCATATCGCTTGCTCTTAGGTAATCACGATAATCGAGACAACTTCCGACGAGTATTTCCAAATGAACCGATCGATCAATTTGGATTTGTTCAGTCCACAACCGATTTAGGTGACGTTCGGCTCATCTTTCTCGACACTCTCGACGATGACCATCCCGGCTGGGGTCGTATGTGCACCAAGCGCACTCAGTGGCTGCATGACGTGTTCGAAGACAACGGGTCACGACGATCGGTAATATTCATGCATCACCCTCCGTTTTCGGTCGGGGTGCCAATCTTTGACGACATCTTACTCAACGATCCGTATCCTTTCCTTTCGAAAATCCGCGCTGAAAAGTCGATCATGCACATCGCCTTTGGTCATCTTCACCTGACGACAAGCGGCGTTTGGCACGGAATTCCTTTCAGCTGCAATCGGGGCGTCTCGCACCGTATTGCGTTGAGCTTTAAGCCAGGGATCACCGAATTTATGGAATCGGAGCCGACTTATGACATCGTGACAATAACCGAGGCTGGCGTACTCGTGCATCACACCGCTCCAGTAGAGGATGACGACATCATCGCTCGCGAGTATCCTACGGACGATGGGATCGGGCTCATCGAGTTCGCGCGCCGCTGA
- a CDS encoding nucleoside-diphosphate kinase, which produces MASVGLTVYGPEVARSGLTSKLDQFITREGRLEPGKRFFAVHSRSSIEAFYSLTGSTHAKHWPLVLDLFDMRPVCATLWIGDEALSYLQNLKGKAQPAQSAKGTIRSRFYCDNPVTNLVHVSDSESLMREELRILRAHSTGTGEASWKALNSGRISHSSFRVLLTSLGNTQAPHSDIYNIGDDAVANARAAFEQAEALAVGCGMLETIQGFLAGEVASLKDLLNRVGGLSAWDRLLLEAGLLAMPCWNSLIHASPAWEGA; this is translated from the coding sequence ATGGCGTCGGTGGGCTTAACCGTGTATGGACCCGAGGTCGCAAGATCCGGCCTGACGAGCAAACTTGATCAATTTATCACCCGTGAAGGAAGGCTGGAGCCTGGTAAACGATTCTTTGCCGTCCACAGTCGCAGTTCCATTGAAGCATTCTACTCCCTTACGGGATCAACCCACGCGAAACACTGGCCGCTCGTGCTGGACCTTTTCGACATGCGCCCGGTGTGTGCAACACTGTGGATCGGGGACGAAGCTTTATCATACCTTCAAAATCTGAAGGGCAAGGCCCAGCCTGCCCAATCAGCCAAAGGAACCATTCGCAGTCGCTTTTACTGCGATAATCCAGTCACGAACCTTGTCCACGTGAGCGACAGCGAGAGCTTGATGCGCGAGGAACTCAGAATTCTTCGCGCTCACTCCACCGGGACGGGTGAGGCTAGTTGGAAGGCGCTCAATTCCGGCCGGATTTCACACTCGTCATTCCGCGTGCTGCTTACAAGCTTGGGGAATACCCAAGCACCTCATTCCGACATCTATAACATAGGCGACGATGCTGTTGCGAACGCACGCGCTGCGTTCGAGCAGGCGGAAGCGCTCGCCGTGGGCTGCGGAATGCTGGAAACAATCCAAGGATTTCTCGCAGGTGAGGTTGCCAGCCTCAAAGACCTCCTCAACAGAGTAGGCGGACTTTCAGCCTGGGACCGCCTTCTGCTCGAAGCGGGCCTTCTTGCCATGCCTTGCTGGAACTCACTCATCCACGCGTCGCCCGCATGGGAGGGAGCATGA